The DNA window GCCATGCCCCACCGCCTGCTGAACGCCCTCCTGTCCGCCGCCTTCCTCGTCGTGGCGTCCTGCAACAAGGAGACTGCGGTGGACAAGGCCAACCGCGACGGAATTCTCCTCATGGGCAACTCGGCCGAGCCCAAGTCGCTCGACCACCAACTCGTCACCGGAGTCCCGGAGAGCAAGATCATCGGCGCCCTCTTCGAGGGACTCGCGGGCGACCACCCCTCCGAGGACGACACGATGTTGCCCGGCGCCGCGGCATCATGGACCCACAACGAGGGACTCACCGAATGGGCCTTCGAACTCCAACCGGAAGGCAGGTGGTCCGACGGCGAAGACGTCAAGGCGAGCGACTTCGTCTTCGCCTACCGCCGCCTGCTCACCCCGGAATTCGCCGCCCCCTACGTCGACATGCTGTTCCCGATCGAGCATGCCGAGGAGTTCAACAAGGACATGCGCGGCGAGATCCTCTTCCGCATCTCCCCCACACCGGAGCTGCCGTGGGAAGATTGTTCGGATGTCAATTTCCATGGCGACGGCTCGGTCGACATCGAGGACATCAAGGACAAGGACTGGGACGACCTGACCGCCGAGGAGCGCCGGCTCTACGTCCGCGCCAAAGGACTCGACCCGCTGACGAAAGAGAAGCTGGAGTGGATTGCCGAGGACACTGACGACCGCTTCGTCTGGCCCGATGGATTCGGGAAGCAGTCGGTCGTGATGGACCGCATGCTCGAGTTCGCCGGCAAGGACCTCTGGGACATGGCCAAAGTCGGCGTGACGGCGCCCGCCAAGCGCACTCTTTCGGTGAAACTCAAGGAACCGGTCCCCTACCTTCCGGCACTGAGCCGGCACTACACCTGGTTCCCGGTTCCCGAGCACGTGGTAACCCGCTTCGGCAAGCTCTCCGACCGCTTCACCGACTGGTCCGATCTTGGAAACCTCGTCGGCAATGGTCCGTTCCAACTCAAGGAATGGCGATACCACGACGTGATCGAGGTCGAACAGAATCCGCATTACTGGGACGCCGGCAATGTCGGACTCAAGGGCATCCGCTTCTTCCCCATCGAGAATCCCTTCACGGAGGCGCGGGCTTTCATGTCCGGACAACTCCACTCGATGTATTCCCTCCCGACCGACCTCATCGAGTGGTCCAAGAAGAACCATCCGCAGTATTTCAGGCAGGAACCGTACGTCGCGACCACGTTCATCCGGATCAACAACACCCGGCCCGGCCTCTCCGACCCGCGCGTCCGGCGCGCGATGTCGCTGTGCATCAACCGCGAGGAGGTCTGCAAGTACATCCAGGAGGGCTACACTCCGGCCAACTCGATGACGCCGAAGATGGGCGCCTACGAGCCGAAGACGATGCTGTCGTTCAACCCGGAGGAAGGTAGGAAACTGCTCGCCGAGGCCGGCTACCCGAACGGCAAGGGTTTCCCGCGCTACTCGATGCTGATCTCGAAGCCGACCGCCCGCGCCGCCGCCGAGGCCTATCAGGCGATGTGGAAGGAACACCTGAACATCATCATCGACATTCAGAGCATGGACTGGGGTTCCTACAACACCGCCCAGCAGAATCTCGACTTCGACCTGAGCTCCGCCGGTTGGGTCGGCGACTATCTCGACCCGACCACCTTCCTCGGCATGTGGACCGAGGGCAACGGCAACAACAACACCGGCTGGGGCAGCGAGGAATACGAAGCCCTGCTCTCCGATGCGGCCAAGCAGGCCGATCCGGCAAAGCGCCTGGAGACGCTCAAGAAGGCCGAGGAATTGCTGATGACCGAACAACCGATCCTGCCGGTTTCGTTCTACGCGAGGAACTACCTGCACCGCCCGGAGGTGAAGGGATGGCACCCGCTGCTCCTCGACAACCATCCTTACAAGTTGCTGAGTCTCGAACCATGATCCGTTACTGTTTACGTCGGCTCGGTCAGGGCGTCCTCGTCCTGTTCGTCCTCCTGACGATCACGTTCTTCCTCGTCAAGGCCCTCCCGGGCGGACCCTTCGACAAAGGCGAACGGGCGATTCCCGAACACTCGCGGGAACGTATGGAAGCCTACTACGGTCTCGATAAGCCACTGGTGACCCAGTACTTCCTGCGGATCAAGAACCTCGCCTCGGGAAACCTCGGCGTGAGCCTGCGGCTGGAGGGCCGTGAGGTCAGCGAGATCATCGGGCAGGCCTTCCCCATTTCCTTCCAACTCGGATGTGTTGCCATGCTGACCGCCCTCGCGATCGGTGTGCCGCTCGGCGTGATCGCGGCATGGAAGAAGAATTCCGCCATCGACTACGGTGCCATGGGCATCGCGATGATCGGCATCTGCGTGCCGTCCTTCGTGATCGGACCGGTGCTCGCCGACTTCTTCGGACGGCGTCTCGAACTTCTGCCTTCGATCGGCTGGAGCTTCACCGACCCCCGGCACTGGATCCTGCCCGCCTTCACCCTCGGACTGATCTATGCCGCTTACCTCTCCCGGCTAACCCGCGCCGGCATGCTCGAGATCCTCTCCCAGGACTACATCCGGACCGCCCGCGCGAAGGGCGTCTCGGAAAAAAACATCCTGATCCGCCACTGTCTGCGGGGAGGCCTCATTCCCGCGGCCGCCTACATCGGCCCGGCCTTCGCGGGGATTGTCTCGGGATCACTGGTGATCGAGGCTGTCTTCGCCATCCCGGGCCTAGGCACCCACTTCATCAAGGCCATCGAGAACGAGGACGAACCGGTGCTCACCAGCATCGTCCTGCTCTTCGGAGTCCTTATTATCCTCGCCATTTTCGCCAGCGACGTGCTCGGCGCCTGGCTCAATCCGAAGATCCGCCGTGGCAACTGATTACCAGAAGTCCCTCGAGGACCAGATCAAGGGGAGCTCCCTGTGGCAGGACGCTTGGGCGAGGCTTCGCAGGAACCGCGCTGCGGTCGTATCCGCCTACGTGCTGGCGACCATCGTGCTCTGCTGCATCATCCTGCCTTTCATCACGCCGATCGTTCAGGACCCGAACCTTCAGGAACTCTCGAACAAGAATGCCGGACCCTCGGGCGAGCATTGGTTCGGCACCGATCACCTCGGACGGGACATCTTCTCCCGCGTTCTCTACGGGGGGCGGATCTCGATGCTCGTCGGCCTGGTCACCACCGCGGTCTCGGTCACCATCGGCGTCGTGTGGGGCGCCGTGGCAGGATTCTCCGGCGGCAGGACCGACGACATCATGATGCGGACCGTCGACATTCTCTACGCGCTCCCCTTCCTCGTGATCGTGATCCTGCTTGGAAAGGTGATCGCCGAGCACACATCGGAACTCACCGACAACGTCGTTGCCTTCATCGCCGGTGAAGATGCCGAAATGAAACGGCAACTCGCGGTGAGGACGTGGGTGGAGCCGATCACGACACTCGTTCCGTTGTTCATCGCGATCGGCGCGCTCTCATGGCTCAACGTGTCGCGGATCGTCCGCGCGCAGGTCCAGAGCATCGCCAGCCAGGAGTTTGTCGAGGCGGCCCAGTCATTGGGCATTCCGCGCTTCAAGATCCTCTTCAAGCACATCCTGCCGAACGCGCTTGGTCCGATCATCGTCTACACGACCCTGACGATTCCGGGCATCATGCTTTTCGAGGCCACCCTTTCTTTCCTCGGTCTGGGCGTGAAACCACCGAACAGTTCGTGGGGCATCCTCATCGCGGAAGGAGCCGACCGGATGAGCGCGAACTTCCCGCTCCTTTTCTTCCCGTCGCTGTTCTTCGCGGCCACCCTGTTCGCCCTCAACTTCCTCGGCGACGGCCTGCGCGACGCGCTCGACCCGAAGTCGTCCAAAGACTGATCTTGCCTTCACGCATCATGCTGTTCATAGAAACAGCATGATGATCCGGGATCTGCCCGACCGTGAACGCCCTCGCGAGAAGCTCGCCCACCGCGGCGCGGCCAGCCTCGACAACGCCGAACTGCTCGCCCTTTTCCTGCGGACCGGAACGAAGGGCAAGAGCGCGATCGAGGTCGGGCGCGAGATCCTGAACCACTTCGGCTCCCTCCATGCCTTGGGCTCGGCCGGCATCGATGCCCTCGTCCGCTGCCCGGGTCTTGGTCTCGCCAAAGCCTGCCAACTGGCAGCCGCCTTTGAACTCGGCGCCCGCGCCGCCCGCGAGCAGACGGGGCTCAAGCCTCTCGACTCGCCGGAACGGATCCACAAGTGCTTTGGTCCCCAACTGGCATGGCTGGGAGACGAGAAGCTGGTCGTGGCACTCGTGAACAGCCGACTCCAGCACCTTGCCACTGTCGAAATCAGCTCCGGAACCCTCACCGAAACCACCGCCCACCCCCGGGAGGTCCTGAGGCCGGCAATTTTACAAAAAGCCTACGGTTTCGCCCTGCTGCATAACCATCCCTCAGGGGATCCCTCTCCAAGCTCGGCGGACATCCGATTCACCCGAAGCATCGCCGAGGCCGCGAAACTCATGGAAATCCGGCTGATCGACCATGTGATCATCGGCCGACCGTCCCCCGGCCGGGACCCATACTTCTCCTTCCGAGAGGGCGGAATTCTTGGATAACGCTACGCGATCACGTGTATTTGGTTAAGATATTTTAAAATTGTTTGAAGATTGATATTCGGGTATTGCCCCTAGGCGTTCCCGATGAAACCAGCCACTCATCTCATCCTCGGCGCGAGCCTGCTCGCGATTTCCGCCCTCTGGGTCACCCAACGACCGGCTTCCGAATCAGACGAACCCAGCAAGAACGAGGCAAAGCCAGCAAACCGGCAGTCGGCCAATCCCTCGGATGAGGCTTCCGGTCACAGCTGTGATGGCTCATGCAACCATGCTTCCGGCCCGGTTTCACTCCGCCGGGTGCAAACTCCCGCCCGAACAGGGTGGCAGACCGCCGACCCGGGTGAGTGGGTCGATTTGGGCTTCGCTCTCGAAGGCATGACCCAAGCCCGGGTGATCAGCCGCAAGGCATTCGATGACGGACGAATCACGATGTCGCTCGAACTGCCCAACGGCGAAAGCCTCTTCATCAGCAGGATCGGAGATGAATGGGAGGGCCGCATGCTCCCCCGCGATCCGGGCAACGGCTGGATTCTCCGGGGCAAGGGCAACGAAGTGGAACTGGTCGAATTGCCCTTCAGCTCGATGATCTGCGCATCGACCGACCCTCAAGGCAACGAATTCGGCGGACTCCTCGCCGCTCCGGCGCCAGACCCGGAAGAGGGTGAGATCGGTCCTCCGGCCCAAGCCGTGGTGGCTCCGCCGATGAACAGCCTCCCCGGCGCCAACGGCGTCATCTATCTCGACTTCGACGGCGAGAACGTCACCGGCACGTTCTGGAACTCCTACAGCGGGATCGATCCGATCGTCGCCCCGGAGTCCGGTCTCACCCTGAGCGACATCGACCTGATCTGGGAACGGGTCTCCGAGGACTACAGGCCGTTCAACGTCAACGTCACGACCGACCGCAGCGTCTACGACAGCTATCCGGTCAACCGGCGGACGATGGTGATCTTCTCGCCCTACAAGGACTGGTACAGCACCAATCCGGCCGTCGGCGGCGTGGCCAGCACCGACATCTTCGGCAGCAGTTTCAGCGACACCCCGGCGTGGGTCTTCACCGCCGCGCAATCCTACATCGCGTCGAATTGCCACGAAGCCGCCTCCCACGAGGCCGGGCACGTGCTCGGACTGCATCACGACGGCAACAGCAGCACCGCTTACTACGAGGGTCATGGTAGTGGGCTGACCACTTGGGCACCCATCATGGGCCTCGCCTACACCCGGATCGTCAGCCAGTGGAGCAAGGGCGAGTATGCCGGCGCCAACAACGCCGAAGACGACCTCGCCATCATCACCAAGACCTACAACGGACTCGGCTATCGCGACGACGACTACGGTAACGATATCGGCAGTGCCTCCCCGATGACCACGTCCGGCACCGATTCGGCCGCCTGCAGCGGCATCATCGAGCGCAACACCGACGCCGACGTCTTCAGCTTCAGCACGGCTGGAGGAAGCATCTTCCTTTACGCCGACAACAATCCGGAAGATCCGAACCTCGACATCCGCATGCGCCTCCTCGACGCGGCCGGAGCCCAGATCATCGATTCGAATGCTTCGTTCGAAATGGAGGCCAGCATCTCGACCACGCTGGCACCGGGCACCTACTTCATCGAGATCAGCGGTGCGGGAGCCTACGACCCGTCCACCGGCTACAGCGACTACGGCAGCCTCGGATCCTACTCGGTGAGCGGAACGGTGCCTCTCCCGATGGAACTGACCGCCGAGATCACTTCCCCCTCCTCCGCCCAAGTCAGCCTTCCCGAAGGCACCGGGTTGGTCCTCGAAGCGGCAGGAACCTCGGGGACGTTGTCATGGCAAACCGTCGCCGCACCCGCGGGAGGGATCGTCGACTACTCGTCGCCATCGGCCGGCTCGACCCACGTCACTTTCTCGACGCACGGCATCTATCAGATCCAGCTGACAGCGACTTCCGGTCCCGACGTGGAAACCGACACTATCGAGATCTCGGTCGATGAATCGGGCGCAGTACCGCTCTATGCTGCCCAAGCCGCGGGCGTCGACCTCGGCCCCGACGGCAATGTCTACGGAAAGCAGATTGCCCTCAACCCGACGATCTCCGACGACGGACTCCCCGCCGCGCCCAGCTACGAATGGACCGTCCTCTCGGGTGACGGGCTGATTTCTTCCGGCACTGCAGCCAACCCCACCCTCACTTTCCCAACAGCGGCCACGACCCGCCTCCGCCTCACCGTGAATGACGGCGACCACCGCACCTTCGATGAGATCGAACTGACCGCGGTGTTCGAGGATCTGACCTTCATCGCCGGCGCCGCGTCCGCCACCGTGACCAACTCTACGAGTGGAGTTTTCGACCTCGCCTGGAAGACTCCCGGATTCAACGACACGGCGTGGACGCCAGGCTCGCTCGGCACCGGCTTCGACGTCAACAAGGGCAATGGCAACCAGCCTTATCTCGCCCTGATCGGCTCGAACCTGAATCTGGCCACCAGCATGAAGGACAACTCGGTCGGGTGCCTCATCCGCGTACCTTTCGAAATCACCGACCCGGCCGCGGTTCTCTTGATGGATCTGCGGATCAACTACGACGACGGCTTTATTGCCTACATCAATGGCCACGAGGTTGCGCGGGCGAACGTCCCCAACGGTCCGCCGGCATGGAACACCGCCGCCTCGTCGGACCGGCCGGACCCATCCGCCATGACGCCCTCGGTCTTCCAGCTTCCGATCGCTCCGGACATGTTCGTGGAAGGCACCAACATCCTCGCGATCTACGGAGCCAACTGGTCGATCGACAGCCGCGACGACAAGGAGTTCCTCATCTCGGCGACACTCGATGGCACCGTCACCACCTTTCCCGAACCTCCGTCCTCTCCCTTCCTGACCGCAGTCTCGGGCATCGCCGATCCCGCCATGCGAACCGAGGAAGCGGATGCCGACGGAGATGGCCGCAGCAACTTCTACGAGCACGGTGCCGGCACCGCTCTGGATTCAGCCGACGCCAGCTACCCGATGGTCGGTCCGGCCGATCCCTCAAACTTCCGGATCACACTTCCCGCGAGCCCTCCCTCCGATGTGGTCTACCGGATCGAGCACAACAACGATCTCGGAGGTTCCTGGGACGTGATCGCCCAGCGGACGGGCGCCGGACCATGGTCGGGCGCAGCGCCTGCAAGCGTGACCCCGGTCCCCGGGAATCGGGAAGCGTTCGAGTTCGCAACACCCGCCGGAAACCGCGGATTCTTCCGCCTCCGGATGGAGCTTGCGACTCCCTGAGGGCTCCCTTCGCGCGTGGTTTTCCCTCTTGCGGCGGCGTGGGGGCTTCCCTAGCCTCCGCCCGCTATGCCACGGAGCGCCAGAGAGTTGAGGCCGATCCTACTTGCCGCCGCCGTGGCGGCTTGCACCGGTATTTCCCCCTCCCTCGCCCAGCAGCCTGCCGCACCTGCACCAGCACCGGCCCAGTTCGATCCGTCGGACGTCTACTTCCAAGGCTGGCTTCTTTCTCGCGACGCCGAAAAACTGGCTGACCAAGAGAAATACTCCGAGGCCCTCGAAAAGCTGCGTCGCGCCCAGCAGCTCTTCGACACCATTTCCAAAACCTTCCCCATGTGGAAGCGGGAGATGGTCCAGGGCCGCAGGACCAAGACACTCGACAGCATCGCAGTCGTCGGGCCGAAGGCGCTGAAGGAGCGCGAGGAACGCGACAACGTCGTTGCCGAACTCGAGGGCGGCGCACGGGTCGCCGGAGTGGTGGAGGGTGAAACGCCGCGCCCGCTGAACGGCGGTATCCCCGAAGCACCGATCCGTCCCGCCCAGCCGGTGGAGACGCTTGAGTCGCGCCGCATCGCCGAACTTCAGCGTCAGGTTGACGAACTTCAGCAGCGAATCCGGGCGACCGAAGGCGGCCGGGACAGCGATCGTGCCACCTCCGAGCGCATGAGGGATGCCGCTATCGCCGAGTTGCACAAGACCCGCGGCGAACTCAATCGACTCCGCCGGGAAGTCGCGGAAGGACCCGTTCAGGAGGAAATCGACGCCCTCGCCCGCCGGATCAACGGACTTGAGGAAGAGAAGGCCGTGATGGGACGCGCCTTGGACGCGAGTCGCACCGAGACCCGCGAAGCCAAGGCGCAGATCGACGCTCTCCAGGCGGAACGGGCGCGCCTGATCGGCCAGGTCGAAGGTCTCCGGCAAGAGGTCGCGGACAACAAGGCCAAGCTTGAGCTCGAGCGGAAGACCTCGAACGAAGTGGTCGCCGGCCAACTCAAACAGATCCGCCAACTTCAGGACGAGCTGCGGCTCAAGGACGATCAATTGGGAAAAGCCAACCGCCGGATCACCTCTCTTGAGGCGGAACTCAAGGAAGTCCGCGAATCCTTCGACGAGCTTCAGGAAGAACGCGACGAATTGCTACGGGAGCGAGACCAGATGGCAGCGCTGCTCAAGCTCAATGAAGCGGGCCAACTGCAGGAGGTGATCGACCAGAATATGGCTCTCGACCGCGAACTGCGGGAGGCCAAGAAGCGTCTCGATCTGCTGCAGGAGGACAACGACGCCACCAAGGACGACCTTCTTCAGGCACTCCGCGATCTCGCAATCAGCAAGCTCAGGATCCAGGAGTTCCGTCGCGAGCGGGACGAACAACAGCAGCGGATCAACCAGTTGCAGCAGCGGCTCCAGCAGGAAGCCCGCGGCCTGGCCGACAACTCCGACGACCCCGGCGAGGCGGAGATGCTGCGATCGATCATCAATAAGCAGCTCCGGATTCAGAAGAAGCGGTCGGAAGCGCGTGACATGCTGCTTGCCACCCTGAAGGAGAAAGCCTCGGGCGATGTCGAAATCCGTCGCGCGGTCGAGACTTATCAAGGAGCCGAACTCAACCTGACGCCGGAA is part of the Haloferula helveola genome and encodes:
- a CDS encoding ABC transporter permease, with product MIRYCLRRLGQGVLVLFVLLTITFFLVKALPGGPFDKGERAIPEHSRERMEAYYGLDKPLVTQYFLRIKNLASGNLGVSLRLEGREVSEIIGQAFPISFQLGCVAMLTALAIGVPLGVIAAWKKNSAIDYGAMGIAMIGICVPSFVIGPVLADFFGRRLELLPSIGWSFTDPRHWILPAFTLGLIYAAYLSRLTRAGMLEILSQDYIRTARAKGVSEKNILIRHCLRGGLIPAAAYIGPAFAGIVSGSLVIEAVFAIPGLGTHFIKAIENEDEPVLTSIVLLFGVLIILAIFASDVLGAWLNPKIRRGN
- the radC gene encoding RadC family protein, whose amino-acid sequence is MMIRDLPDRERPREKLAHRGAASLDNAELLALFLRTGTKGKSAIEVGREILNHFGSLHALGSAGIDALVRCPGLGLAKACQLAAAFELGARAAREQTGLKPLDSPERIHKCFGPQLAWLGDEKLVVALVNSRLQHLATVEISSGTLTETTAHPREVLRPAILQKAYGFALLHNHPSGDPSPSSADIRFTRSIAEAAKLMEIRLIDHVIIGRPSPGRDPYFSFREGGILG
- a CDS encoding ABC transporter permease, with protein sequence MATDYQKSLEDQIKGSSLWQDAWARLRRNRAAVVSAYVLATIVLCCIILPFITPIVQDPNLQELSNKNAGPSGEHWFGTDHLGRDIFSRVLYGGRISMLVGLVTTAVSVTIGVVWGAVAGFSGGRTDDIMMRTVDILYALPFLVIVILLGKVIAEHTSELTDNVVAFIAGEDAEMKRQLAVRTWVEPITTLVPLFIAIGALSWLNVSRIVRAQVQSIASQEFVEAAQSLGIPRFKILFKHILPNALGPIIVYTTLTIPGIMLFEATLSFLGLGVKPPNSSWGILIAEGADRMSANFPLLFFPSLFFAATLFALNFLGDGLRDALDPKSSKD
- a CDS encoding PKD domain-containing protein gives rise to the protein MKPATHLILGASLLAISALWVTQRPASESDEPSKNEAKPANRQSANPSDEASGHSCDGSCNHASGPVSLRRVQTPARTGWQTADPGEWVDLGFALEGMTQARVISRKAFDDGRITMSLELPNGESLFISRIGDEWEGRMLPRDPGNGWILRGKGNEVELVELPFSSMICASTDPQGNEFGGLLAAPAPDPEEGEIGPPAQAVVAPPMNSLPGANGVIYLDFDGENVTGTFWNSYSGIDPIVAPESGLTLSDIDLIWERVSEDYRPFNVNVTTDRSVYDSYPVNRRTMVIFSPYKDWYSTNPAVGGVASTDIFGSSFSDTPAWVFTAAQSYIASNCHEAASHEAGHVLGLHHDGNSSTAYYEGHGSGLTTWAPIMGLAYTRIVSQWSKGEYAGANNAEDDLAIITKTYNGLGYRDDDYGNDIGSASPMTTSGTDSAACSGIIERNTDADVFSFSTAGGSIFLYADNNPEDPNLDIRMRLLDAAGAQIIDSNASFEMEASISTTLAPGTYFIEISGAGAYDPSTGYSDYGSLGSYSVSGTVPLPMELTAEITSPSSAQVSLPEGTGLVLEAAGTSGTLSWQTVAAPAGGIVDYSSPSAGSTHVTFSTHGIYQIQLTATSGPDVETDTIEISVDESGAVPLYAAQAAGVDLGPDGNVYGKQIALNPTISDDGLPAAPSYEWTVLSGDGLISSGTAANPTLTFPTAATTRLRLTVNDGDHRTFDEIELTAVFEDLTFIAGAASATVTNSTSGVFDLAWKTPGFNDTAWTPGSLGTGFDVNKGNGNQPYLALIGSNLNLATSMKDNSVGCLIRVPFEITDPAAVLLMDLRINYDDGFIAYINGHEVARANVPNGPPAWNTAASSDRPDPSAMTPSVFQLPIAPDMFVEGTNILAIYGANWSIDSRDDKEFLISATLDGTVTTFPEPPSSPFLTAVSGIADPAMRTEEADADGDGRSNFYEHGAGTALDSADASYPMVGPADPSNFRITLPASPPSDVVYRIEHNNDLGGSWDVIAQRTGAGPWSGAAPASVTPVPGNREAFEFATPAGNRGFFRLRMELATP
- a CDS encoding peptide ABC transporter substrate-binding protein; the encoded protein is MPHRLLNALLSAAFLVVASCNKETAVDKANRDGILLMGNSAEPKSLDHQLVTGVPESKIIGALFEGLAGDHPSEDDTMLPGAAASWTHNEGLTEWAFELQPEGRWSDGEDVKASDFVFAYRRLLTPEFAAPYVDMLFPIEHAEEFNKDMRGEILFRISPTPELPWEDCSDVNFHGDGSVDIEDIKDKDWDDLTAEERRLYVRAKGLDPLTKEKLEWIAEDTDDRFVWPDGFGKQSVVMDRMLEFAGKDLWDMAKVGVTAPAKRTLSVKLKEPVPYLPALSRHYTWFPVPEHVVTRFGKLSDRFTDWSDLGNLVGNGPFQLKEWRYHDVIEVEQNPHYWDAGNVGLKGIRFFPIENPFTEARAFMSGQLHSMYSLPTDLIEWSKKNHPQYFRQEPYVATTFIRINNTRPGLSDPRVRRAMSLCINREEVCKYIQEGYTPANSMTPKMGAYEPKTMLSFNPEEGRKLLAEAGYPNGKGFPRYSMLISKPTARAAAEAYQAMWKEHLNIIIDIQSMDWGSYNTAQQNLDFDLSSAGWVGDYLDPTTFLGMWTEGNGNNNTGWGSEEYEALLSDAAKQADPAKRLETLKKAEELLMTEQPILPVSFYARNYLHRPEVKGWHPLLLDNHPYKLLSLEP
- a CDS encoding tetratricopeptide repeat protein, producing MAACTGISPSLAQQPAAPAPAPAQFDPSDVYFQGWLLSRDAEKLADQEKYSEALEKLRRAQQLFDTISKTFPMWKREMVQGRRTKTLDSIAVVGPKALKEREERDNVVAELEGGARVAGVVEGETPRPLNGGIPEAPIRPAQPVETLESRRIAELQRQVDELQQRIRATEGGRDSDRATSERMRDAAIAELHKTRGELNRLRREVAEGPVQEEIDALARRINGLEEEKAVMGRALDASRTETREAKAQIDALQAERARLIGQVEGLRQEVADNKAKLELERKTSNEVVAGQLKQIRQLQDELRLKDDQLGKANRRITSLEAELKEVRESFDELQEERDELLRERDQMAALLKLNEAGQLQEVIDQNMALDRELREAKKRLDLLQEDNDATKDDLLQALRDLAISKLRIQEFRRERDEQQQRINQLQQRLQQEARGLADNSDDPGEAEMLRSIINKQLRIQKKRSEARDMLLATLKEKASGDVEIRRAVETYQGAELNLTPEELKVIDGQEVDGVIISPYARPRSEVERSLAGLDRELEPYRKAGVRAYQNGRLRAAREAFEMIIERHPGDSTSMCRLGLVEYKLEETIGAAEMFRRATEIDPKNPYAHRMLAHLLSKLGDQREAAISARRAVELAPSNEQGHLILGKIQALSGDFDLAVESFKIAISCDPTNAEAHYNIAALCARQGRKKEGLEHYKKALELGAPPNLDLEKRLSR